The following proteins are co-located in the Natator depressus isolate rNatDep1 chromosome 4, rNatDep2.hap1, whole genome shotgun sequence genome:
- the HAND2 gene encoding heart- and neural crest derivatives-expressed protein 2 — translation MSLVGGFPHHPVVHHEGYPFAAAAAAAAASRCGHEENPYFHGWLISSHPEMSPPDYSMALSYSPEYASGAPGIDHSHYGGGPPGSGPPGLGGPRPVKRRGTANRKERRRTQSINSAFAELRECIPNVPADTKLSKIKTLRLATSYIAYLMDLLAKDDQNGEAEAFKAEIKKTDVKEEKRKKELNEILKSTVSSNDKKTKGRTGWPQHVWALELKQ, via the exons ATGAGTTTGGTGgggggcttcccccaccaccCCGTGGTGCACCATGAGGGCTACCCCTTCGCCGCCGccgcggccgccgccgccgccagccGCTGCGGCCACGAAGAGAACCCCTACTTCCACGGCTGGCTCATCAGCAGCCACCCGGAGATGTCGCCCCCCGACTACAGCATGGCCCTGTCCTACAGCCCCGAGTACGCCAGCGGCGCGCCGGGCATCGACCACTCCCACTACGGCGGGGGGCCGCCGGGCAGCGGGCCGCCCGGGCTCGGGGGGCCGCGGCCGGTGAAGCGCCGGGGCACGGCAAACCGCAAGGAGAGGCGTAGGACTCAGAGCATCAACAGCGCCTTCGCCGAGCTGCGGGAGTGCATCCCCAACGTGCCCGCCGACACCAAGCTGTCCAAGATCAAAACCCTCCGCCTGGCCACCAGCTACATCGCCTACCTCATGGACCTGCTAGCCAAGGACGATCAGAACGGGGAGGCGGAGGCCTTCAAGGCAGAGATCAAGAAGACAGACGtgaaggaggagaagaggaagaaagagcTG AATGAAATATTGAAAAGCACAGTTAGCAGCAACGATAAGAAAACCAAAGGGAGGACTGGCTGGCCGCAACATGTCTGGGCTTTGGAGCTCAAGCAGTGA